Proteins found in one Vallitalea guaymasensis genomic segment:
- a CDS encoding helix-turn-helix transcriptional regulator, which yields MTRKITFKKGNKAQYKRKILYAYLFLIMIYTIIVIVLHSVQELNQSRVQTDMRNNFYFNKITDDIDYKINTLFNVARSLPSNEFVRQYSEEGQNYYAITKVCQKLGEELDVFTNLNSKIYLNKIGEDLFIMPNQTATLKRIFPKSNLSSEDLTNLHDYFVNQKIWQKKEPIYIRNKEQLIYIFNLKINMKNDLLCFLVFDKKDILPTLSEDVKEIFTIYDGSELLNYNSNIVTDEKELSILDNNKKEFYKYQKKSNTELRWNYVYYVNKNHKYISPIFIFGYIIITILGIVLAVIWSKIVYRPIKRTIYSIKENPQFEIEGNEFDLITTEVNQMKFEKKSLEQKVKENNEIVRKRNINRIIHGLFTEADSKRLDIRLNINTQEPCLSIVLQLKELLSDDSRVINIHNIYNELNYTLDTNDMKEKFESIEINANRIGLIINEDKIDKISILLKNFIIGIEERCGMNIIASFGSTVTDVFEIEQSYKTAIKILEYQFAFNKIIITESDISGFDDSFYYPLEVEQNLINLSLAGKQEEVLQVMDYLLEENLQLRTLSADVLSQFIFAVAGTLNRVISKVSGIDNKFKEDIKYAYLELKMCNTKQQLGNKIKEIFMETLECIKKNNVIEEFKHIDNIIDYINLNFHKDLSLTDLAEKFNLSAGYVGIIFKKSQGINFKDYINTLKVRKAKEIMNSNREIKIKDLSNDLGFNSTNTFIRIFKKYEGVSPGTYKDTLK from the coding sequence ATGACTAGAAAAATTACTTTTAAAAAAGGTAATAAAGCTCAGTATAAAAGAAAGATTCTATACGCTTATTTATTTTTAATTATGATTTATACTATTATTGTTATTGTTTTACATAGTGTACAAGAACTAAATCAATCTAGGGTACAGACAGATATGAGAAATAATTTTTACTTTAATAAAATTACCGATGATATCGACTATAAGATTAATACGTTATTCAATGTTGCACGAAGCCTGCCTTCAAATGAATTTGTAAGACAATACAGTGAAGAAGGTCAAAATTATTATGCTATAACAAAGGTTTGTCAAAAATTAGGCGAAGAACTGGATGTCTTCACTAATCTTAACAGTAAAATATACTTAAACAAAATAGGCGAAGACTTATTTATTATGCCAAATCAGACAGCTACATTGAAACGGATTTTTCCAAAAAGCAATCTAAGTAGTGAAGATTTAACTAATCTACATGATTATTTTGTGAATCAAAAAATATGGCAGAAAAAAGAGCCTATATATATTAGAAATAAGGAGCAGTTAATCTATATTTTTAATCTCAAAATTAATATGAAGAATGATTTATTATGCTTTTTGGTATTTGATAAAAAAGATATATTGCCAACTTTGAGTGAAGATGTAAAAGAAATATTTACCATATATGATGGGTCAGAATTGTTGAATTACAATAGCAATATTGTAACTGATGAAAAAGAACTATCTATCTTAGATAATAATAAGAAAGAATTTTATAAATACCAAAAAAAATCCAATACAGAATTGAGATGGAATTACGTATATTATGTAAACAAGAACCATAAATATATCAGCCCCATTTTTATATTTGGATATATTATTATTACTATTTTGGGAATTGTTTTAGCTGTTATATGGAGTAAGATAGTTTATAGACCTATTAAAAGGACAATATACTCAATAAAAGAGAATCCCCAGTTTGAAATAGAAGGTAATGAGTTTGATTTGATTACTACAGAAGTCAATCAAATGAAATTTGAAAAAAAATCTCTTGAACAGAAGGTTAAAGAGAATAATGAGATTGTAAGGAAGAGAAATATCAATAGGATTATTCATGGTTTATTCACAGAAGCAGACAGTAAACGACTAGATATAAGATTGAATATTAATACACAAGAACCTTGTTTATCAATTGTACTACAATTAAAGGAATTACTAAGTGATGACAGTAGAGTGATTAATATTCACAATATATATAATGAGTTGAATTATACACTGGATACAAATGATATGAAGGAAAAATTTGAATCCATTGAAATCAATGCTAATAGAATAGGACTTATTATTAATGAAGATAAGATAGACAAGATTTCAATTCTATTGAAAAACTTTATAATTGGTATTGAGGAACGTTGTGGCATGAATATCATTGCATCCTTTGGGAGTACAGTAACAGATGTATTTGAAATAGAACAGTCATATAAAACAGCAATAAAAATACTAGAATATCAATTTGCTTTTAATAAAATTATTATTACTGAAAGTGATATCAGTGGTTTTGATGACTCTTTCTATTATCCATTGGAAGTTGAACAAAATTTAATCAATCTATCCCTTGCAGGAAAGCAAGAGGAAGTATTGCAGGTCATGGATTATTTGTTAGAAGAGAACTTACAATTAAGAACCTTAAGTGCAGATGTACTGTCCCAATTTATTTTTGCTGTAGCTGGTACACTTAACAGGGTTATATCAAAGGTATCAGGCATTGATAATAAATTCAAAGAGGATATAAAATACGCTTATCTGGAACTTAAGATGTGTAATACAAAACAACAATTGGGAAACAAAATAAAAGAGATATTCATGGAAACTCTTGAATGCATTAAGAAGAATAATGTTATAGAAGAGTTCAAGCATATTGATAATATAATAGATTATATCAATTTGAACTTTCATAAAGATTTATCTTTAACAGATCTAGCAGAAAAGTTCAACCTCTCTGCAGGGTATGTGGGTATAATCTTCAAGAAAAGTCAAGGTATCAATTTTAAGGACTACATCAATACTCTAAAAGTTAGAAAAGCCAAGGAAATAATGAATAGCAATAGAGAAATAAAGATTAAAGACCTGTCAAATGACTTAGGGTTCAATTCAACCAATACATTTATTAGAATCTTCAAGAAGTACGAAGGAGTATCTCCGGGAACATACAAAGATACATTGAAGTAG
- a CDS encoding carbohydrate ABC transporter permease — protein MGNFKRNIFDYIIYVIIILVCILCLYPFIYVLSSSLSSPDAVASAKVWFFPVDFNFDAYKKIFEDQQILIGYANAFYYTILGTLVNIILTVSGAYPLSKRRLRGRKLMTILITFTMWFNAGMIPFYLNLRDLNLLDKRITLIIAFGCSAFYVILLRTNFQSIPEEIEESAKIDGANDLTILFKIFLPLAKPAIATVGLYYAVSRWNGYFWAMLILKDPKKIPLQVILKKMIVEMDIGEEAMQSADAILSLSKETLIFATIIIGVIPMLIIYPFIQKYFEKGSMVGSVKG, from the coding sequence ATGGGAAATTTCAAAAGAAATATTTTTGATTATATCATTTATGTTATTATCATCTTAGTATGTATTTTATGTCTATATCCATTCATTTACGTATTATCATCTTCACTCTCCTCACCAGATGCAGTAGCATCAGCTAAGGTTTGGTTTTTTCCTGTAGATTTTAATTTTGATGCATACAAAAAGATTTTTGAAGACCAACAAATATTGATTGGCTACGCCAATGCTTTTTACTATACGATTTTAGGAACACTAGTAAATATTATTTTAACCGTATCAGGTGCTTATCCTCTATCCAAAAGAAGATTAAGAGGAAGGAAATTAATGACAATATTAATTACCTTTACAATGTGGTTCAATGCTGGTATGATTCCTTTTTATCTTAACTTAAGAGATCTTAACTTATTAGATAAGAGAATCACATTAATTATAGCATTTGGTTGTTCAGCATTTTATGTAATACTTTTAAGAACTAACTTTCAATCAATACCAGAAGAGATTGAAGAATCTGCTAAGATTGATGGGGCAAATGATTTAACCATATTATTTAAGATCTTCTTACCTCTTGCAAAACCTGCAATAGCAACAGTAGGATTATATTATGCTGTAAGTAGATGGAATGGTTACTTTTGGGCAATGCTTATATTAAAAGATCCTAAAAAAATACCGTTACAAGTAATATTGAAGAAGATGATTGTTGAAATGGATATAGGTGAGGAAGCAATGCAAAGTGCTGATGCAATACTTTCTTTATCCAAAGAAACATTAATTTTTGCAACAATAATTATTGGTGTAATACCAATGTTGATTATTTATCCGTTCATCCAAAAATATTTCGAAAAAGGTTCAATGGTTGGTTCAGTAAAAGGATAA
- a CDS encoding type 2 periplasmic-binding domain-containing protein, with the protein MMKKMMVLLLASILMVGTLGGCQKDSKTENTTQKENENEKGNKTSKETEKLEGHLVSKDPVELSIHLHLGNKISFKNSWEVFKKAEELTNVKLKGTASDSISDSAQAFNTMLASGDLSDILTYSLEDLSKYGMEGALIPLNDLIEEHAPNFNKYLQENPDVRKTITAADGNIYSIAFVPDGEAAAGYFMRTDWLEKLNLEVPKTVDDYYNVLKAFKERDPNGNNKADEIPFIDRGKGEITIRLVTLFGGHTSFYLDGDTVKYGPSEEAYRIGMENISKWYAEGLIDPEAFTRGSKARNILLGDNVGGATHDWFGSTSTFNDTLADKIQGFKFEPIAPPADINGKVWESTIRNNVPNKIKGAWGISVSNPHPVETIKYFDFWWSEEGRRLMNFGIEGEQYDLVDGKPIFKESLLNNDEPVISLLEQIGAQIQIGFHQDFAYEEQWMNPVAKQGARMYIDGKYCEKAFPSLVFTNEEQDLLNEKLTAIDTLQKEVTQKWILNAEDVNTGWDKYIKAMNNLGLKEVLEVYQNAYDRYMAQ; encoded by the coding sequence ATGATGAAAAAAATGATGGTATTATTATTAGCGAGTATACTTATGGTTGGAACCTTGGGTGGTTGTCAGAAAGACTCAAAAACAGAGAATACTACACAAAAAGAGAATGAAAATGAAAAAGGGAACAAAACAAGCAAAGAAACAGAAAAACTAGAAGGACATCTTGTATCAAAAGATCCAGTAGAATTAAGTATACATTTACATTTAGGGAATAAAATATCTTTTAAAAATTCTTGGGAAGTATTTAAAAAAGCCGAGGAATTAACAAATGTAAAATTAAAAGGTACTGCTTCAGATTCTATTTCAGACAGTGCCCAAGCATTTAACACAATGCTTGCAAGTGGTGATTTATCAGATATACTGACTTACTCATTAGAGGATTTATCTAAATATGGTATGGAAGGTGCCTTAATACCTCTAAACGACTTAATAGAAGAACATGCACCAAATTTTAATAAGTATTTACAAGAAAATCCAGATGTAAGAAAAACTATTACTGCAGCAGATGGAAATATATACTCTATAGCATTTGTTCCAGATGGAGAAGCGGCAGCAGGTTATTTTATGCGTACAGATTGGTTAGAAAAATTAAACCTAGAAGTGCCAAAAACAGTTGATGATTATTACAATGTATTAAAAGCTTTTAAAGAAAGAGATCCAAATGGAAATAATAAAGCAGATGAAATCCCATTTATTGATAGAGGAAAAGGTGAAATAACAATTCGCTTAGTAACTTTATTTGGTGGACATACCTCTTTTTATTTAGACGGTGATACTGTAAAATATGGTCCTTCTGAAGAGGCATATAGAATTGGAATGGAAAACATAAGTAAATGGTATGCAGAAGGTCTTATTGATCCAGAAGCATTCACAAGAGGCTCAAAAGCCCGTAACATATTATTGGGTGATAATGTTGGTGGTGCTACACATGATTGGTTCGGTAGTACATCAACCTTTAATGACACATTAGCAGATAAAATCCAGGGATTCAAATTTGAACCAATTGCACCTCCTGCAGATATAAATGGTAAAGTTTGGGAATCTACAATTAGAAATAATGTTCCAAATAAAATAAAAGGTGCTTGGGGAATTTCTGTAAGCAATCCACATCCAGTTGAGACAATCAAATACTTTGATTTCTGGTGGTCAGAAGAAGGTAGACGTCTTATGAACTTTGGTATTGAAGGGGAGCAATATGATTTGGTAGATGGAAAACCTATTTTCAAAGAAAGTTTATTAAATAATGATGAACCTGTTATTTCATTATTGGAACAGATAGGAGCTCAAATCCAAATTGGTTTCCATCAAGATTTCGCTTATGAAGAGCAATGGATGAATCCAGTAGCTAAACAAGGAGCAAGAATGTATATTGATGGCAAATACTGTGAAAAGGCATTCCCATCATTAGTATTTACAAACGAAGAACAAGACCTATTAAATGAGAAGTTAACAGCAATAGATACACTGCAAAAAGAAGTAACCCAAAAATGGATTCTAAATGCTGAAGATGTTAACACTGGTTGGGACAAGTATATAAAAGCTATGAATAATCTAGGTCTTAAGGAAGTATTGGAAGTTTATCAAAATGCTTATGACCGTTACATGGCTCAATAA
- a CDS encoding ABC transporter permease, with protein sequence MSNIKISSTNKTTKIKKKNKHNNYFCELKKDILRDKYLYILIIPCLLFYFFFAYKPLYGLQIAFKDYSLFKGIEGSPWVGLDNFITFFKSPYVFRLIKNTLLINLYGLVIGFPIPIILALLFNEVRNKKFKRTAQTISYLPHFVSTVIVAGLVVNFLAPSGLINNIIAALGGNRTYFLTQPEYFRGIFTGMNVWKESGFGAVIYIAALASIDPQLYEAAVVDGANRWKQTLHVTIPGILPTITIMLILRIGKMLSVGFESVLLLQQPATYETSDVISTYVYRLAIEKGTYDVAAAVDLFNAIIALILVFAANKISKKFSETSLW encoded by the coding sequence GTGAGTAACATCAAAATAAGTTCAACTAATAAAACTACTAAAATCAAAAAGAAAAATAAACATAATAATTATTTTTGTGAACTAAAGAAAGATATTCTTAGAGATAAATACTTATATATTTTAATTATACCATGTTTATTATTTTATTTCTTTTTTGCCTACAAACCACTATATGGACTACAAATAGCTTTTAAAGATTATTCATTATTCAAAGGTATAGAAGGTAGTCCGTGGGTTGGTTTAGATAATTTTATTACGTTTTTTAAGTCACCATATGTTTTTAGACTTATCAAAAATACATTGTTGATCAATCTATATGGTTTGGTTATTGGATTTCCTATACCTATTATTTTAGCCCTTTTATTTAATGAAGTCAGAAATAAGAAATTCAAACGTACAGCTCAAACAATAAGTTATCTACCACACTTTGTTTCAACAGTAATCGTTGCAGGCTTGGTTGTTAACTTTTTAGCACCTAGTGGTTTGATAAATAACATTATTGCTGCATTGGGTGGAAATAGAACCTATTTCTTGACTCAACCAGAATACTTCAGAGGTATTTTTACTGGTATGAATGTATGGAAAGAATCAGGGTTCGGAGCTGTAATCTATATTGCAGCATTAGCATCCATTGATCCCCAGTTATATGAAGCTGCAGTTGTTGATGGTGCCAATCGATGGAAACAAACACTTCATGTTACTATTCCGGGTATTTTACCAACAATCACAATTATGCTGATTTTACGTATTGGTAAAATGTTATCCGTTGGTTTTGAATCAGTGTTGTTGTTACAACAACCAGCTACATATGAAACATCAGATGTAATTAGTACTTATGTCTATAGACTTGCAATAGAAAAAGGAACATACGATGTAGCAGCTGCTGTAGATTTATTTAATGCAATTATTGCACTTATATTAGTTTTTGCAGCTAATAAAATTTCTAAGAAGTTCTCAGAGACATCATTATGGTAA
- a CDS encoding discoidin domain-containing protein translates to MKKITLALITMSLLIIVPFCLKVKASNEMINVLDDFKIISYKEDINIIIDDDFIVSGETVINDLKKANPNNKHPRILINQEKINEIKAARSSNERVNKWAQAVIEQADEILGKPVSKYEIPDGRRLNAAKDIKKYIEITGMAYLLTDKQVYLERAIQEINAAISFQDWNDNREFLNTATIMSAMAIAYDWFYDDLDDELKTNMRKAIIEKGLNKGIEQINNGAWWSVKKELDSNWNAVCNSGIIMSALAIGDEESDVSGKALERAITSFGKGIITEYGPDGAWGEGPTYWQYALEYIALGLGTLNSALGQDYDISKVDGLDKTAHYIAHVSGPKGIFNYGDSPSGSLKLRVPELFYLGKLLNDDSITKLGLKMLDDSKKNGGVYDLIWYNTSVTSKKLDLPLDAKFRDPDLALMRGSWIDPLSTYIGFKAGKAYMSHGHMDSGNFVFHANGEQWAIDIGTDNYVPGYFNYDKDRYHFYRTRPDGHNTFVINPDKQYQQDYKANNEITTSKSNKNGAYAIADLTPAYSRHVNSAKRGVMLTSFRETMIVQDQITMKAPSDYYWFMHTEANINIQKDGKEAILTKNGKQLLVKIIHGEGTFTEMEAVPLEGTPNPLGDTNKLKANTGIKKLVVKLGNVSNVDLAIALVPLYSDADRDKIPEYKALDQWQLTEGDMEKPLLTGIYINGKLLDGFNNQVRSYTYTIPYGTTDVPIITGKASEGFDVEVAQATDNIVTPVEIKVTDKNNSKSRTHYTVLLTTESLEQLPKGAEEVKIVEATASAHQDPNKPQNTLDNDFNTRWSAQGKQWIQFDLGVVTKINVVGISFSKGNVRASLFDIEVSKDGTNWKKILNGKSRGTSLDFEYFTFLAEEARYVRVNGKGNTSNDWNSYTGVKIYKYKK, encoded by the coding sequence ATGAAAAAAATAACACTAGCACTTATCACAATGTCACTATTAATCATTGTACCATTCTGTTTAAAGGTAAAAGCTTCTAATGAAATGATTAATGTATTAGACGATTTTAAGATAATTTCATATAAAGAAGATATCAATATTATAATCGATGATGATTTTATTGTCAGTGGAGAAACGGTTATTAATGATCTAAAAAAAGCCAATCCTAATAACAAACATCCACGAATACTCATCAATCAAGAAAAAATCAATGAGATAAAAGCCGCTAGAAGTAGCAATGAAAGAGTAAATAAATGGGCTCAAGCAGTAATTGAACAGGCAGATGAAATATTAGGTAAGCCTGTATCAAAATATGAAATACCTGACGGTAGAAGATTGAATGCGGCTAAAGATATTAAGAAATATATCGAAATTACAGGAATGGCTTATTTGTTAACAGACAAACAAGTTTATTTAGAACGCGCAATACAAGAGATTAATGCTGCTATTAGCTTTCAAGATTGGAATGATAATAGAGAATTTTTGAATACAGCGACTATCATGTCAGCTATGGCAATAGCATATGATTGGTTTTATGATGATCTAGATGATGAATTAAAGACAAACATGAGAAAAGCTATCATTGAAAAAGGATTAAATAAAGGAATTGAACAAATCAATAACGGAGCATGGTGGTCTGTGAAGAAAGAACTGGACAGTAACTGGAATGCAGTCTGCAATTCAGGAATTATCATGTCAGCACTGGCTATTGGTGATGAAGAATCTGATGTTAGTGGTAAAGCGTTGGAGAGAGCAATCACTTCCTTTGGTAAGGGTATTATTACAGAGTATGGTCCAGATGGTGCATGGGGGGAAGGTCCCACCTATTGGCAATACGCCTTGGAATATATAGCACTTGGTTTAGGAACACTCAATTCAGCTCTTGGACAGGATTATGATATATCAAAAGTAGATGGTCTTGATAAAACTGCTCATTATATCGCTCATGTGTCAGGTCCAAAAGGTATATTCAATTACGGTGATTCTCCAAGTGGTTCTCTAAAACTTAGAGTACCAGAGTTATTTTATCTAGGCAAATTATTGAATGATGATAGTATAACCAAATTAGGACTTAAAATGCTTGATGATTCTAAGAAAAATGGGGGTGTATATGATTTAATTTGGTACAATACTTCTGTAACATCTAAGAAATTGGATTTACCCTTAGACGCTAAGTTTAGAGATCCAGATTTAGCATTGATGAGAGGTTCATGGATAGACCCACTTAGTACATATATAGGATTTAAAGCTGGAAAAGCTTATATGAGTCACGGACATATGGATAGTGGTAATTTTGTATTTCACGCTAATGGTGAACAATGGGCTATTGACATAGGTACTGATAATTATGTACCAGGCTATTTCAATTATGATAAAGACAGGTATCATTTCTACAGAACAAGACCTGATGGACATAACACCTTTGTCATTAACCCTGATAAACAATATCAACAAGATTATAAAGCAAACAACGAGATAACAACATCCAAATCCAATAAAAATGGTGCATATGCTATTGCAGATTTAACACCAGCATATAGCCGACATGTTAATTCAGCAAAAAGAGGAGTCATGCTTACGTCATTTAGAGAAACCATGATTGTACAAGACCAAATTACCATGAAAGCACCATCGGATTATTATTGGTTCATGCATACTGAAGCTAATATTAATATTCAAAAGGATGGAAAAGAGGCTATATTAACAAAAAATGGTAAGCAATTATTAGTAAAAATAATACATGGTGAAGGTACATTTACTGAAATGGAAGCAGTACCATTAGAAGGTACACCTAATCCATTAGGAGATACCAATAAACTCAAGGCAAACACAGGAATTAAAAAACTAGTTGTGAAACTGGGAAATGTATCCAATGTGGACTTGGCTATTGCATTGGTACCCCTCTATAGTGATGCGGATAGAGACAAAATACCTGAATATAAAGCATTAGATCAATGGCAGCTTACAGAAGGTGACATGGAAAAACCATTATTAACAGGTATCTATATAAATGGTAAACTTCTTGATGGGTTTAATAATCAGGTAAGAAGTTATACATATACCATACCATATGGAACGACGGATGTACCAATTATTACAGGGAAAGCTTCAGAAGGATTTGATGTTGAAGTTGCTCAGGCTACAGATAATATCGTTACCCCAGTTGAGATTAAGGTTACTGATAAAAACAATAGTAAAAGTAGAACTCATTACACAGTTCTCCTTACAACAGAATCTCTAGAGCAATTACCAAAAGGAGCTGAAGAAGTAAAAATAGTAGAAGCAACAGCAAGTGCCCATCAAGATCCTAACAAACCACAGAACACACTGGATAATGATTTTAATACAAGGTGGTCAGCTCAAGGTAAACAATGGATACAATTTGATCTTGGAGTTGTTACAAAAATTAATGTGGTGGGAATATCTTTTTCAAAAGGTAATGTTAGAGCAAGCTTATTTGATATTGAAGTATCCAAAGATGGTACTAACTGGAAGAAGATTCTTAATGGGAAAAGTAGAGGAACCAGCTTGGACTTTGAATACTTTACATTCTTAGCTGAGGAAGCAAGATATGTACGTGTAAATGGAAAAGGTAATACAAGTAATGATTGGAACAGCTATACAGGTGTAAAAATATATAAATATAAGAAATGA
- a CDS encoding heparinase II/III family protein yields the protein MRHYDQNQIRESFKEINKKNIACRKRNLKYLQKEYPDIYVGLIDRANKYRDGYILLPGTGGDYIHIGNPPNWFDNIVNDNEYIWQLNRMKHWFTLIDAYIILEDETYITKVINDMDNWLKVCTPPESYDTHLYNKVDPWRILEVGIRMQEAWGYFVEMLISSQVITDKLLEKLIESIHRHGEILYRVSPKKHPGAATNHYIMEMLGLLWVGNTFKQFEEADEWKAFAISELERCSKAQLTIDGAHVEGCPMYHNGAVKWFSTGVIFAGGTNHFSTDYVDRLRKSLCYSIYSFRPTGTTVPWGDSRANTAAVLGALYGYIVFNHVGYLLSIRKFISINEIADLLVNHLRYINDIEKLLMEIEEASKDYTLQMDNLNWQRDINQVMYRTGWDKSDLSIFFACNAPIVSNHAHMDLMGFDLTCNNRPLVVDPGVFTYRDCNERYTFKSSQWHNTLTINNKDNFKYLTSFSYEKQKAGYVINTDAHEKLWYVVARHHNYEPIIHTRLMSLVDKKIIVILDKVEHLNPEDTVQLHYHLDSTKIKEQKGVVYTDQSDSNISIYYDENNFKRELIKGAISDEIDCLRESTLLQLNSTNPLVGETIFHTVMIPKVSSELSNVHVNIKQDNSRIMCIIEVDDSVYTLIWKDNKCSIDM from the coding sequence ATGAGACATTATGATCAAAATCAAATAAGAGAAAGCTTTAAAGAAATAAACAAAAAAAATATAGCATGTAGAAAAAGAAATTTGAAATATTTACAAAAAGAGTATCCCGATATTTATGTAGGACTTATAGATAGAGCTAATAAATATCGGGATGGATATATACTACTTCCTGGAACCGGTGGAGATTATATTCATATTGGAAATCCTCCTAACTGGTTTGATAACATTGTCAATGACAACGAATATATATGGCAACTGAATCGTATGAAACATTGGTTCACGTTAATAGATGCTTATATTATCCTTGAAGATGAAACGTACATAACAAAAGTTATAAACGATATGGACAATTGGCTAAAGGTGTGTACTCCACCTGAATCATATGATACCCACTTATATAATAAGGTAGACCCATGGAGGATACTTGAGGTAGGAATTAGAATGCAAGAGGCATGGGGGTACTTTGTTGAAATGCTTATTAGTTCACAGGTTATTACGGATAAGCTTCTAGAAAAACTAATTGAATCTATACATAGACATGGTGAAATACTATATAGGGTAAGTCCCAAGAAACATCCTGGGGCAGCAACTAACCATTATATAATGGAAATGTTAGGCTTACTATGGGTTGGGAATACATTTAAACAATTTGAAGAAGCAGATGAATGGAAAGCTTTTGCTATCTCTGAATTAGAAAGATGTAGCAAAGCTCAATTAACAATTGATGGAGCTCATGTAGAAGGATGTCCTATGTATCATAATGGAGCTGTTAAATGGTTTTCTACAGGGGTTATTTTTGCCGGTGGTACCAATCATTTTTCAACAGATTATGTAGACCGACTAAGAAAGAGTCTATGTTATAGCATTTATTCTTTTAGACCAACCGGTACAACTGTTCCTTGGGGTGATTCAAGAGCTAACACTGCTGCAGTTTTAGGTGCTTTATATGGGTACATTGTATTTAACCATGTGGGATACTTATTAAGCATTAGAAAATTTATTTCAATTAATGAGATAGCTGACTTATTGGTCAATCATCTAAGATACATTAATGATATCGAAAAATTGTTGATGGAAATCGAAGAGGCAAGTAAAGATTATACGTTACAAATGGATAATCTCAACTGGCAAAGAGATATCAATCAAGTCATGTACCGAACAGGTTGGGACAAGTCAGATTTGAGTATTTTCTTTGCTTGTAATGCACCAATAGTTAGTAATCATGCTCATATGGATTTAATGGGATTCGATTTAACATGCAATAATAGACCATTAGTTGTTGACCCAGGTGTTTTTACCTATAGAGATTGCAATGAAAGATATACATTTAAAAGTTCACAGTGGCACAATACTTTAACAATCAATAATAAAGATAACTTTAAATATTTAACTTCATTCAGCTATGAAAAACAAAAGGCAGGGTATGTAATAAATACTGATGCCCATGAAAAATTATGGTATGTGGTTGCTCGTCATCATAATTATGAGCCTATTATTCATACTCGATTGATGAGTCTTGTTGATAAAAAAATCATTGTTATCTTAGATAAGGTAGAACATCTTAACCCTGAAGATACAGTACAATTACATTATCATTTGGATTCTACAAAGATTAAAGAACAAAAAGGTGTTGTCTATACCGATCAAAGTGATTCTAATATTAGTATATATTATGATGAAAATAATTTTAAAAGGGAATTAATCAAAGGAGCTATTTCAGATGAAATCGACTGTCTTAGGGAATCAACTCTATTACAACTCAATAGTACTAATCCCTTAGTTGGAGAAACTATTTTCCATACTGTCATGATACCTAAGGTATCATCAGAGTTATCAAATGTTCATGTAAATATTAAACAAGACAATAGCCGAATTATGTGTATAATAGAAGTTGACGATTCTGTTTATACTTTAATATGGAAAGATAATAAATGCTCAATTGACATGTAA